The following is a genomic window from Sphingorhabdus sp. Alg231-15.
ACCATTTTCCATGTTGCGGCGAGTCTTCCAAAGCCAACGAAGAAAGCCACGGTCATTCCTAGTTCGACAATCTGTGCTTCACTAAAATGTTCGCGCAGCTCGTCGTGCATGGCGTCATTGATTGCCAGATGATCAGTAGCGAACAATTCGCCATATCGGATAGCAACCTTTTCCGCATCGCTGAGATTCTCAGCTTCCGCAGGTTTCTCCAGCGAGCATACCAGATCTTCATTCAATCCATCCGCCAGTGCATCGCTATAACGGATAGCCATGCATGATCGGCATTGATTGAAAAATGCAACGCGCAGCCTCACCAGTTCCACCAATCTATCCGGAAGCGATCGATTTATTTTGAGCGCTCCGCCAAAGCCCATCAAACCCAGGGCCTGTTCCGGACAATGGGCGAAGAACCGGGTCAGACCTTGCTCTAGATCGGTTGCTTCTTCCGGCTTAACTGCAGCGACAATACGGGGATCCCATTGGTCGGCTGGTAGTTTTTCTATGCGGCTCATCTGCGCCTCTCCCTATCCTCTCCAATTTATCAATGGAGCTTCGAGTAAGAATGCTCTTTTATGCTGACTAAACAACTGACGAAATAAACAAGCAGGTCAGGAGGACAGTGTGGCCGAAGAAAGTGCATCACCCATGCAATGTCCACACACGCCTGATGATGTGGATCTATTCGGGCCAGGTGCTCCGGAACAATGGTATAGCGCTTATGATATACTGCATCAGCAAGCACCGGTAATGCGAATTTCCGGCGAAGGCCTGACACCCGACAAAGACGCATATATCCTTTCCAAACATGCGGATATTTCACGGGTAGTAAAGGATTGGGAGCGTTTTCCACCAACACTGGCTTTATTGGTTAAACAGATTCAAGCGGAGGGGAAGCTTCCGCAGGAAATGCCTGGTCTGGACGCAATGATTATTTCCATCTGCTCGCTCCGCCCTACTCCAGAGCTTTGGCGCTCGCACAGACAGGAGTTGACTGATCCTTGGGTTGGGCCTGGTGCTGGGCGCAATAGGGATATGATAGCGAGCCATGTAGATCATCTGATCAATCAATGGATTGATGATGGTGAATTGAATTTCGTCAAGCAATTTGCTCGCCCGTTGCCGCAAAGAACTATGGCATCGGTATTGGGTTTTCCAATGGAAGATACGCCGCAACTAGAGAAATGGGGAAATGCGCAAGTGTTGGCCTTCGTGCACGGTTGCGGGCATAATAATAGGCTGACTGAGGAGCAGACAGCAGAGAAATCGCGACTGCTCGACGGCTTTGGCGAATATGTGCGTCAGAAAACGAGTGAGAAGCGTGCCAATCCACAGGATGATATGATCTCCTTCTTGACGCAGGTGCACTATAAGGCACTTGATCGGAAACTGAGTGACGATGAGATAAACGGTGTTGTTTACGCCATGCTCATCGGGGGGCTGGAGACCACTCAATATGCGCTTGCCGAACAAGCGCAGCTTATCTGCGAACGGCCGGGACTGTTTCAGGAGCTCAAACAGGATCGCAGCCTAATCCGTACCTTCATCGAGGAGGGTATGCGGCTGCGTTCTCCCACCCAAGGCCTGTCGACGCGTATCACCAGTCAAAATGAGGTTTTCCAGGGCGTGGAAGTGCCTGCTGGATCGACGCTTCATCTGCGGTGGGCAGCAGCCAATATCGATCCCGATGAATTTGAAGACGCGAAGACGTTGAAGCTCGACCGCAAGGCTGCAACGCGCCACCTTGCCTTTTCTGCCGGCCCGCGTGTTTGTCCTGGCGCAGGGTTATCACGGTTGGAGCAGACAATTGCTTGGAACCATCTGCTCGATCGGTTGGATGATATCGAATATGGCCCGGACAATGATTTTCTGCATCAACCTGGCATCATGCTCGGTACTCTCAAACTCAATCTGACATTCACCAAAGCTTAGGAGCACTCCATGACCACATTGCTGGCGCATATCCGGATCAAGCCCGATAAGCTCGAAAAATTCGAAGCGATTACGCAGGATATGGTCAAACAGACGCTGGAAACCGAGACCGGTGTCACGCGCTATGAATATTGGAAGGGGCAGGAAGAAAACTTCTTCTATTGCCTGCTGTCGTTCGCGGACAAATGGGCCTTTTACCGCCACCAGATGTCCGACCATCACGAAGGGCATGATTTTGCCGATGTAATTGCCGATATCAAACTGGAATATGTCGATCCGGTCGAAGGCGCAGGGGGCGGATTGGTGCACACGGCCGATCCTGTTTTGACCGATGACATGGAAGAGGATCTACGGATTGCTCAAGAACGTTATCCCATAGAAATCGCCAGCTGGTGGACCGGAAGGAAATAAAGTTATGCCTGACCCGATAGCAGTCATCACCGGCGGCGCAGTCGGCATAGGACAAGCAATAGCCAAAGCAGTTGGTGAACGCGGAGGGCGCATCTTTAACATTGATCATGATGCGTCGGGAAATGAAGAGACTGATAAGTTGGTTGCCGACGCTGGCGGGCATTGTACCAGCTTTACGGCCAATGCCGGCGATCCCGGCGCGGTGCGAGAGATATTCGATCAGATTGAAAGCGAAGTCGATCATATCGACTTGCTCGTGAACAACAGTGCGATCTGGAATGATAGTTCGCTCACCGGCGGGGATTATCATAGCCAGGTCAAAGCCTTTCAGACCGCGATAGATTCATGCCTTCATGCGGCCTTTTGCTGCACGATGGCTGCCATTCCTTTGCTGGGAAAGGCAAATAATCCCGTCATCATCAATATGAATACCGAGCATATGAATGAAGAGCGCTACCTGTCTTATATTGTCGGTTCAACCGGCTATGATTGCGCGAAATTTGGCCTTTGGCGGTTAACCCAGACTTGGGCGGCGGAACTGAAAAGCAGCGGGATACGTGTGAATGAGCTGTGCTTCGGTGCAGTCGATACGCCGATGTTAAGGGCGGTATCACCAGAGAAGGCAGAAGCGGGTATGAAGCCCCATGATCTGGCAACAGCGGTGTTTAGGATCGTTAATCAAGGTCCAGCCGGCGCAACCGGTCAATCATATTTTTTTGGTTTCAGCGGAACGACAAGAGAAGAGAGCTTGAAACAATTGGCTGCGCTTGAAGTTATTGGAGGTTGATTCGGTTCATTGACTCTTCGGGGCAACATCGTGTGCATTCTCCAGCATAAAGCAAAGGCCATCTGCAGCAGCCTATCAGGCTCAGCTTCTGGCTCCCGACAACCTCTCTTCTACAATCGATGAAACACAGCCTGCTCACCTTACCGGACGCAAACTCTCCCGCATAGGAAGTCTGCCGCTTTGCAGCACCGATCACCGCGCGTTACTCGGTTCCAAGTGACTCCAAAATCACTAGTATCAAGAAGTGCATCTGGTGCCAGCGTTTCGATCCATCGAGATCATCGGTCATTTTAGATCAGTATCGCTACTGACAAATGGACTCTGGTTGCGAACACATGGATGGGTCACATGCTAACCTACCGGAATATAGGGACTATTTTCAGGATAGCCTGCGAAATTCGGAGACACTGAAAAAACGGGAAAAAAGTGGTGCCCGAAGGCGGATTCGAACCACCGACACAGCGATTTTCAGTCGCTTGCTCTACCAACTGAGCTATTCGGGCAACGGGCAGGAACAATGATCCTGCCGATTTAGAAGCGCCGCTATAGGCGGGGCTTGCATGGGTTGTCTACCCTAAAAATTGCCGTTTTTTCTGGCGGCTTCATGACTCTCCATCACGGCCTGCATCTCCCGAAAAATGATCCGCCAATTGATCAGGTGAAACAGGTGCTCCAGGGACCTTATAACCCTCCCCCAACCATTGCAGCAGATCACGATCTTTACAGCCCGCGCTGCAGAAAGGCGTGAAGTCCTGGGACTTTGCTTTGCCGCATACCGGACATTTGGGGGCGAGCGTGCTGGCCAACGTCTATCCCTGGCCAATCAGGTTGGGAAAGACCGCGAAAACGAAGATCATGGCTACAGCGAGCGGCGCCAGCCAGGCAATCAGGAAGCGCCACAATCCGAACATCGTGCCTTCCAGACCGGTTTCTTCTTTGACAAGCTTCTTATCAGCGCGCCAACCAATGAAGACTGCTGTCAGGAATGCCGTCACCGGAAGCAATATTTTCGAAACCAGATCGTCAATCGCATCGAAGATATTCTTTTCCTCGAAAAGCGGAATGAAGCCAAGCGGGCGGATGTCACTCCAGACATTCAGGGACAAGGCACAGGCGACACCGATCAGGAATATGACCCCGCCAACCAGCCAGGCAGCGAAGGCTCTGCTCCATTCAAACCGGCGCATCGCCCAGGCGACCACGCCTTCCAGT
Proteins encoded in this region:
- a CDS encoding carboxymuconolactone decarboxylase family protein encodes the protein MSRIEKLPADQWDPRIVAAVKPEEATDLEQGLTRFFAHCPEQALGLMGFGGALKINRSLPDRLVELVRLRVAFFNQCRSCMAIRYSDALADGLNEDLVCSLEKPAEAENLSDAEKVAIRYGELFATDHLAINDAMHDELREHFSEAQIVELGMTVAFFVGFGRLAATWKMVEELPAAFQDTDNPIAPWGEEAVHVR
- a CDS encoding cytochrome P450, producing the protein MAEESASPMQCPHTPDDVDLFGPGAPEQWYSAYDILHQQAPVMRISGEGLTPDKDAYILSKHADISRVVKDWERFPPTLALLVKQIQAEGKLPQEMPGLDAMIISICSLRPTPELWRSHRQELTDPWVGPGAGRNRDMIASHVDHLINQWIDDGELNFVKQFARPLPQRTMASVLGFPMEDTPQLEKWGNAQVLAFVHGCGHNNRLTEEQTAEKSRLLDGFGEYVRQKTSEKRANPQDDMISFLTQVHYKALDRKLSDDEINGVVYAMLIGGLETTQYALAEQAQLICERPGLFQELKQDRSLIRTFIEEGMRLRSPTQGLSTRITSQNEVFQGVEVPAGSTLHLRWAAANIDPDEFEDAKTLKLDRKAATRHLAFSAGPRVCPGAGLSRLEQTIAWNHLLDRLDDIEYGPDNDFLHQPGIMLGTLKLNLTFTKA
- a CDS encoding antibiotic biosynthesis monooxygenase, giving the protein MTTLLAHIRIKPDKLEKFEAITQDMVKQTLETETGVTRYEYWKGQEENFFYCLLSFADKWAFYRHQMSDHHEGHDFADVIADIKLEYVDPVEGAGGGLVHTADPVLTDDMEEDLRIAQERYPIEIASWWTGRK
- a CDS encoding SDR family NAD(P)-dependent oxidoreductase yields the protein MPDPIAVITGGAVGIGQAIAKAVGERGGRIFNIDHDASGNEETDKLVADAGGHCTSFTANAGDPGAVREIFDQIESEVDHIDLLVNNSAIWNDSSLTGGDYHSQVKAFQTAIDSCLHAAFCCTMAAIPLLGKANNPVIINMNTEHMNEERYLSYIVGSTGYDCAKFGLWRLTQTWAAELKSSGIRVNELCFGAVDTPMLRAVSPEKAEAGMKPHDLATAVFRIVNQGPAGATGQSYFFGFSGTTREESLKQLAALEVIGG
- a CDS encoding DNA gyrase inhibitor YacG, whose protein sequence is MASTLAPKCPVCGKAKSQDFTPFCSAGCKDRDLLQWLGEGYKVPGAPVSPDQLADHFSGDAGRDGES